DNA sequence from the bacterium HR17 genome:
TTGTCTTGAGCAAATCGCCCACCAGAACATCAGGTGCGATGTGAGCGAAGTGAACCTTTAGACCTGGCACCTCCGCTTTTTGAATGAGCGCTTGGGCTTCAGGGTCAAAACTGAAGCCAGCAAAGATCAAAACATTGTAGCCATTCATTTTCGCCAAAGGCGTCGCTTCTTGAACTTGATATGCCGTGACCGGTCCGTATTGAGGTCCGAACGAAATGGCTACACGGAGTGTTTTGCCGTTCTGTTTGGTTTCCCCTTCGGCGTGCAAGTAACCGATGTTCAGCGGTCGGAGGTTTTGCAACTCCATCTTCTTGCCGCCAGGGAAGAGCACACTCCCTTGCTGCTTGAGCAGGTTGATCATCATTGCGAGGTAATCGCCACCACGATCCGAGGCACGCTCCGCGATTTCTTGCTCTTCAAACTGCGGGACTACCGCTTCCGTTGGGTCTTCCACCGTCGGCACGGGTATGGCTTCTACCGTGAATGGACCGCTGACGCGAACCACACCCTTGACTATCTTTGGTCGGTCGTAGAGCGTTTCTTGAGGAGCGTTGCGTTTGATGCTCTCGTCTATTTCTTTGCGCTTCTCGCGTTTGAGTTCCCAGAAGCGACGGAAGGCTTCTTTCGCTTCTTCCGACCAGTTCGGTGCTGGGATGGGATCAGGGACATCGCCGAGCGAATCCCACTTGTGCCCTGTGAGCCGATAGATAGTCTGCAACCACTCTTCCACCTGCTGAGCCTCACTTGACAAAGTTTCATGCTTGGCACGATACAGTTTCTCGTATGCTTCGTGGGCTTCCTTGGGCCAAAGAGGATGGGGAACTTCGCGAAGGACTTCCCATTCCTTCCAATCCTTGCCCAGCGCTCGGTTCAGGTTTGTCAACGCTTGTTCAATCTTCGGCTGGTATTTTTCGGCGATAGCGTCAATTTCGGTGTTCTTGGCGATGCTCTCCAAAGTGATGTGAGGCACGGTCTCGTAAATGAAACCGCCAGCGGGTCCGCGTTCGGGGTCACGCAATTCGTAGTAGTCAAACTTGGCGGTCATCAACCGCTGACGAGCGATGGCAATTGCCACTCGGGATGTGTCGCATGTGATCCAGCGTCGCCCCCACTTTTCGGCGCAATAAGCGGTGGTGCCAGAACCACAAGTTGGGTCAAAAACCAAATCACCAGGGTCAGTGGTCATCAGGATGCAACGCTCAACAACTTTGGTGTTGGTTTGAACGGCAAACAGTTTTGGTTCACCGTAACCAGCAATGCCTGTGTCCGTCCAGATGTTCGTCAGTGGATGAACAGGAATTTCGTCAAGGTAACGAACATAACTGAGCGTGTTGCCAACGACGAACAGTCGCTCAGCATGTTTCAACCGACGCATGCCATCTTGTGATGTTTTCCAGTAGTTCTGACCTGGGGTGAGAGTTCGTCCCTCAAAGGAAACAGGGAAATTCGTCGTCTCTCCGCCACTTTGCGAAGTCATACCGCCAGCCTTAAAGACCCGCATAACTTCAAGGAGCGCCTCTGGATTGCGCAGTTCCTGAGCGGTCATGCGTCGTCTCGTTCCATCGGGCAGTTCAACATGATGATACCCTCTCGTGCCCTCTTCTCCTAACTCCTTTTCCAAAAAGAGTTGGCGGTATTTCAGTTTGGTTTTGTCTTTGGCATACCACAGCAGGAAATCGTTGACGACATCCAACAGGGCACCGCCTTTGCCACTCGTCTTTACGAAACTGATCACCGCCACAAAATTCTCCCTTCCGAACACCTCATCCAGCAGACACCGCACAAGGTGCAAGTTCTCGTCGTTGATCTGGACAAAGATAGAGCCAGACTCGTGCAGGAGTTCACGACAAAGGAGCAGTCGGTCTCGCAAGTAGGTGAGGTAGGAGTGGATGCCGAGTTTCCATGTGTCGCGGTAGGCTTTGATTTGCTCAGGTTCATGGGTGAGGTCTTCGTCTTTGTCCTTCACATCTCGCTTGTCAATGCGGGGTTGAAAGTTTGAAGCGTATTTGATGCCGTAGGGCGGGTCCATGTAAATCATTTGCACTTTACCAGCCATGCCTTCTTTGACCAAAAGGGAGTTCATGACCAAAAGGCTATCGCCCAAAATCAAACGATTTGTCCAGCCGACTTCGTGTTGGTAGAACTCAATCTGCTGGTCGGCAGGCAACGGTGTTTCGCCGAAGAGGTCAAACTGGATCGGTTCTGGACGCTGCACTGCCCTCAAAATCGCCTTCGTGGAGATTCGTTCGTGGATGTGGAGCGGGACTACATCCACATCAAAGGAAGTGCGTTCCGCTTTCCCTGCCCAGACCAGTTGAGGGTCAAGGTGTGGGTCGTAGGCATAACGCTTGATTTGTCGCTCTCGCACTTCGTAAGTTGTCGCTAACCCAACTGGCGGGTTGTTTTTCCTTTGGGCTTTAGGATAGCGGTAATCCTTCAAGTTGTTGTTTCGCTGCTTTCGTCCCAACGCCCGCTCACTCCCCAATCGCCCTTTCGGAGGGCGCGTCTCTTGACGCGCCGAGTTCTTTACGGCGGCTCAGGAGAGCCGCCCTCCGAATGACAATTGCTTTCCACCTTTCGGAG
Encoded proteins:
- the dpnA_4 gene encoding Modification methylase DpnIIB, with product MGRKQRNNNLKDYRYPKAQRKNNPPVGLATTYEVRERQIKRYAYDPHLDPQLVWAGKAERTSFDVDVVPLHIHERISTKAILRAVQRPEPIQFDLFGETPLPADQQIEFYQHEVGWTNRLILGDSLLVMNSLLVKEGMAGKVQMIYMDPPYGIKYASNFQPRIDKRDVKDKDEDLTHEPEQIKAYRDTWKLGIHSYLTYLRDRLLLCRELLHESGSIFVQINDENLHLVRCLLDEVFGRENFVAVISFVKTSGKGGALLDVVNDFLLWYAKDKTKLKYRQLFLEKELGEEGTRGYHHVELPDGTRRRMTAQELRNPEALLEVMRVFKAGGMTSQSGGETTNFPVSFEGRTLTPGQNYWKTSQDGMRRLKHAERLFVVGNTLSYVRYLDEIPVHPLTNIWTDTGIAGYGEPKLFAVQTNTKVVERCILMTTDPGDLVFDPTCGSGTTAYCAEKWGRRWITCDTSRVAIAIARQRLMTAKFDYYELRDPERGPAGGFIYETVPHITLESIAKNTEIDAIAEKYQPKIEQALTNLNRALGKDWKEWEVLREVPHPLWPKEAHEAYEKLYRAKHETLSSEAQQVEEWLQTIYRLTGHKWDSLGDVPDPIPAPNWSEEAKEAFRRFWELKREKRKEIDESIKRNAPQETLYDRPKIVKGVVRVSGPFTVEAIPVPTVEDPTEAVVPQFEEQEIAERASDRGGDYLAMMINLLKQQGSVLFPGGKKMELQNLRPLNIGYLHAEGETKQNGKTLRVAISFGPQYGPVTAYQVQEATPLAKMNGYNVLIFAGFSFDPEAQALIQKAEVPGLKVHFAHIAPDVLVGDLLKTTRASQIFTVFGQPDVQVAQREDDTFVVELRGVDIYDPLTGEVHSARGDDVAAWFLDTDYDGKTFHICQAFFPGDRNAWEKLQRALKAYIDPDIFDQMRGTISFPFLPGEHKRIAVKVIDFRGNEVMRVVSLEGRKYP